The DNA region TTTTAATGATATGATAGGAGAATTTTGTGCAGAAATTAATGTACTTTGCACATTAACACCAATatgtttaatatcttttttctctgtacaTTTGGTAATTTGTATAACTTTGTTTACTACttcattataattctttttttctattttttccatatttaattcattcattggTTTTTGCTGATTCACTTTACCTGTTTCACATGTATGATGAGAAGTAATAGTCTTAAGAAGAGTTTTTGTATGACTGCTGGAAGTAAGACAAGaatcttgatttttttctacaaGTGATCTCaattttgatttgtttttcaGAATAGTAGCATCTTTAGACAtagataaacattttttcagCATTTCTTTAGCAGCCAATACTTCCTTCATAAGTAAATCATTACAACAAAGATTTTCACGAGACGTAATTGCCGTTTCCGTTGATTGATTCTGTGAACCATCATGTGTAAGAGCTGATattgataatgaaatattttgtttagtagatattttatttttttcaggaACTTCAGAGTTTCGTTGATCATTATCTGTAAGTAAAATATCTTGTTGATTGGTATAATTTTgaggataattttttaaatcattcaaGTCTTGGACTTTCTGGTTTAATTGCCAGGTTCCATTAAAATGTTCAGAATTTAGCTCATGCCTTAGGGGTGGTACTTCCACAGAATCAATATTGCTATCTGTAActtctaattctaattcaaATTGAGTAGGAATAGCATCTTCTGAATACAACTGTTCACCTTCTTCATTATTAAGTCTGTTATTATGTTCTTCTATCCCAATTTGATTTATGTCTGGGGAAGCTGGTAAAATCTCTATTGTTGATTGACTTTCATCTGAGGAATCTAATTTTATAACTGAACAATCATTATCTGCAGAATCATCTGTAGTGATATCagatttcaaaaattttgattcagattcattattttctctaggaaatttattttcactatcattattatgaaTGAAGTCTTTTTGCATTTTACTTACATTATTTGTACAATTAGAATTAAAAGTTATAGTACTGAGATCATTATCAGTATTACTTTTTAAGGTagtgttatttttaatatttgtagtATCTGATTTTATCATCAAGTGGTCCATATTATCTTTATCacttgaatatttatataaagattcaTCTACAAAATCATTGGAAATATAAGATTCttctatgtatttttcttctatattccatggattcttttcaaatttgtaCTTGCTAAttgattttatagaaaattctgTAGCTTCTGTATCAGATAATTTGTTATTACTATAACTATAATCTAATGTTCTACTTTCCTCATATTTAGTTGGACATAAATCAGATACAGAACTTgatctaaataatttattcgatttgCTATGTCGTTTATCTCGAAATCtgtaactttttattaattttcgtgCTCTATgtgaagaaataatatctatatattttcgagTTATATATGCTTTAGATATATGGCAGTATTTTAGGTCCTTTACCATATTATCTAAAAGTCGAGATCTTTGTAATTTAACTTCTGGTTGCCATTTTGCactattaataattgtattactACCACCTTCACTAAATTCACATTTAAATTCTGCACTTGCAGAGGCACGTTTGATTATAACCTTTGGAATTTTTTCGGAAATACAgggtaataatttattcttcattTCACGTTCAGATATAAACGAATTATCCTTTTGTTTCAATgtcgatttaattatatcctcatttttttgattagattttatttcatttttatcatttttatattttttgactGTTAAATCAATGGTTCTTAAATTTGTTCTCTTTCGAATGGATTCTGTAGGTAAAGTGATTTCTTGATGCTTTTTCAGTTTTAATTTAGGaatcttctctcgttttttttcttcattaattattgataatttatcaGAACTTATCTCATTTGATATATCAGGAGTTTTGACTTTCATTACTATTAATGAAGATTCTGTTTGGTCATTCTGTACAGTTGCTGCTTCAgttttaatcttctttatttttactttaggaacaattttttttgcatCTTTCCTTTTAACAGAAATTTCCATAttgttatattcaatatttctttttaacgatttatcattgaattttattttcatttttggtactctactattatttaaatcatatttttgtaaagaaaTTTCAGAATCACTGtcacttctttctttattatctttttcattctcaatTATAAAAGTAGAATGTTTAACTTTATTATGTACAGAAGAAGGATATTCTGATGATGTCTCTGATATTTCCCCTGCAACAGATGTAGAACAGAATCCAGTATTTCTGATTATCATCTTAGGTATTTTAGGTTGAGGTAACAGTTCAGGTTTGGATTTtgtatttgtttcattttcttcaataaTGGATCCAGAAATCATTTGTGTATTTACATTGCAATCTAATGTAGATGAATAGTTTGTGTTAATATATGCAATAGTAGTTATATCTGGAGGGGATAAAGAACgttcttcttctgctttattgtttatatcattTGTTGTAATTTCATTAACTACATTTGTGTTTTTCTGTAAATTTACTTCTGATATATTCTCCGCGTCTGACACATTCTCCAATTCTCCAATTCTGCAAGCCTCAATACTGCAACTTTTCAAATCTTGTGAAGATAAATATGAGCcactaattttattttcaatataatacaaattgtcattaaattgtttttcttgtgattctttttcttttgagcTAAATGCTTCTAAACTATCTTGTTGtgatgtatttattaaatctgatacattataattttgatatcttGGAATATCAATATCTTGTTGCTTCAGTAATGATTCTTTGACATTatctatttcattaaaattatttaacgaaaaatcttcattgttaattatatttttaatttttgagttatttatagaatttaatgAAGGACTTGTGTTTTctatgtttttcttctctgtattcttatcgttttttatttcttcaatgaCATCAGTGTCTTTGTTACAAATGACAGACTCTAACAGAACTACTTCATCCTTATTTTGACCTATGTATATAGGTTCagatttaatttcttcttctaggAAAGGAGTATCATATTTATGATCTGTTGTTATGAAAGTGTTATTTTGACAATCACTATTACTTACTTCATTAAAAGAAGAGTCATCAGTTTCTAAAATAGTTTTTGACATTTTCGGTTTTTTCATTTGTGGCATATGTGTAGACTCTCCATGAATTATATTCACTTCATTGTCAAAATTATTGTGACTAATTATGTCACTTTCcataatttctatttcatcatttttgaAGCAATTTGAAGGTAAACGTCTCCAACCTTTTTCAGAAAtagtactattattatcattatagaaaatattggcTTCTGTAATTTGTTGATTCAAATTTTCATCCTCATTACTTTTAGATACTTCgttttgtaatgaaaaattcgtattttctatttcaccATTGCTTTCATCCTGATAttctatttttgatttttgctTAGTACTATCCAATTGTTTCAAGGAATCTGAACATTCTATATCTAATGTTGTTGTGAGAAGAACATCTTTTTTAGAGATTAGAATATTCTCTGTATTtgcatattttaaaatatctcttGTATTTTCAAATTCTGCTTCAAAATTTTCAGTATTTTCATCTGAATCCATTTCACATTTCACAGGGAAATGTTCATAACGTCTCTTATATTTGGATATCTCAGAAGTAATTTGTGATTCTGGTTTTTTTGTAATGTCTACACAgatattttctgtttcaatATGAATGACATTTGGATCAATCTTCTTTTCAGTAAAATAGTCTGAATCTTCAGGAAATGAATTATGTTTCATTATACTATTAGTGTAATATCTTTTGCCTTTAAAACGATTTTCTTCCAAACACAATTCTGAAGATTTGAGTCGATCTAAATTAGGCTTAAgccctttcttttctaatttcgtaatagaatttgatttttcatttgttaaattattactttgGTTTACAGAATATTCACTAACTGTCTGATCACATATTTCATAAGGCACAATTGACTCCTTAATTATATCGCagtatttcgatttaatatcaCAGGTTTCAGTTGAACTGATTTTTTCTACAAAGGTATCAGTAGACGTATGTGAAGAAAATGTATCATTATGACTACTTTTTTGGgtatagttattattttttgtattgtgATACATAGTATTTGCTTCAGTTGTTCCTAgcatttctgttttttttatattcttttcttctgaatgaatattattatcaaagatattttttaaattcttttcatgACTTTCAGGTTCATCTATAACCACCTCATTTTTTAAACTATCTTTATGACTATTACGATTATTCTCATTatcatgttctttttcttcttcacatTTAAAAGTAGAAAGACTTTTATTGTACTCTCTATGTACTTGATTATCagttatactattatattgtttttctattttatgataatgttttaaaCTCAGTGATCTTGGATGTTTCATGGACTGAACATTTTTTTGACTGTTATCATTCTCGTTAGTAAATTCAGAAAAACCTTTTTGAGTTGACTCACTCCAAGCAATTTTCGTATTATTAGATTCCAATGGTACCCTTTCcttataattacttatatctttctcctttttaacagaagtatacattttcaaatgattattatatttatatggtgAATATTCTTCTTTAGTACAATGagctctttctttattttccaaaaataaaGCTTTGGGATTAGGGCTATAAGTTATTTTCCCATCTTTAGTTCTATATATAGGAACTTCGTTTCTGTTATTTGATTCTTCTATATTAGTAAAAATAGGATTTACATAACCACTAGTACTTCCATATAAGTCACACTCTTCTAATGTCTGATTTACTATAGGAGTTATAGGACGTCTCCATTTTCCTGGGTCATTATCATTGCTCTTATTactttcattagaaaataggtcaaaatttgtaaaatcaaGTTCTGCAAATTTTTCGTTGTTCATGTTGTCAGTTTTAACATGTATTGTTACAATATTTGGcatatcatcatttttatcagaTGAACtgtcatcttcttcatcttttctatctttatatctGTGTGAGACAGAAGATagatctttcattttatttttctgtgcATTATACAATTTTGATATCCGCTCAGTATTTGCACTATTTTGCATGTAATTTACATTACCAGATGTAGTACAActgtaaattatattagagGGTTCATTTTCCTGATTGATGTTATTGAATAGATCATTAGTTTTAACATAGCATGTACTTTCATCTTTTAAATCATCAGGTTTATCAACAGAACTCAATGATGTatgttgtttctttcttccattagAAGTATTAGTGAATTTAGTTTCTTGAACAacttctatataattattatctccTGTACAATTTCTAgatctatttaatatatcctTTGACAATGTGtcatttccttttgaaaattCTTGAGGTAGtgattcttctttatttgcttgtaatgttttatttcgaaCTATTAAACTAAGAGGCTCTTCCTGTTCCTTCATTGTATTTTCCACgttttcataagaaataatatctgtACTTTGACTTTGATCATGGTCAATGATTTCATCAATTttgttatttcctttttctgtatCCAATTTTTCATGAGGTAATgtgttatattcttttaaatttgcTAAGCAAGTACTTTTGTTACTGTATACAGAATTGTTTGATTGATCCATAATTTCATTGTCCACATTTATAGGCTCTTGTTGCAATAACTTTTCTTTAGCATTACGTTCTGCACACAAtagatttatttcaattttaattccaTCAGAGcaattattcaaattttcttgtttcttatcCCTCAAAGTGACTACTTCTTTGCATATATCATTATctgtaaattttaaattaacattTGTAACTTGGATTTCAAAATCAGAATTTACGTTTTTTGTTGCAAAACTCTTGGAAACAGTGTATAGCTGTTCCTGTTCTGATTTTTCTGAAGTAATAGAACAGATAGTAGTCATAGAAGATGGTGTATGACCtgaatctattttattttttaaatttgtatttttctctaaTGCTTGGGTATCTTCTATTGCAGAATAATGCTGTTGAAATTGAGTACCTGTTAATTGTGATGTAggtcttttattaaaataattatttcccaAATGGCTATTATTATCAATGCATTTATCAAGATGCAACAAGTCATTGCTTGCTGACATGTATTCTTTAAAATCTTGTTTTTGTGTATTATTGATTACATTAACTTTGTCAATATTAAAATCCTCTTGTAATAGTTCaggtttatttttctctaaaattttatttctgttatGATTTCCCTGAGAaacatttgaatttattttacatggTTCATCACTTTTTTGTGACTGATCATGTATCTTTTTAGAAATAGGTACAGATTTTCCttgttttacaaaaataaattcactatcatcttcttttctatttattgtaTCATTTTTCATGTCACTATTGTTTTTACTATTAGAGACTGAGCATGTTTTATGAATTGTTACATGATCTggtaaaatttctaagttaGATAAACCAGAATTGTCCATAGAAGATGATTGTATGTCAGAAGTCTTTGTAAGTTCTTGATTCTTAAACTTATTTTGAACATCTTTGGAGAaactttctttatccttttctttacttataCAAACATTTTGAGGAGTTTTagaatgtaatttattatttgttaacaCATCTAGACACTTTTTTGGTATTGATACAGTATTCATATGTTGCAATTTGTCAGCACTAgatgtgtatatgtttatatttggaatagatacaatatttttaatatttgatgaaGTGTTCTTTTCCACATACCGTACTAGTGTGTGTCCTTCCTCCACATTTTCCCCTGAAATCAatgatattgtatttttatcattagaaGTGCTCTGCTGTAATTTAGTTACAAATAGACACTTAGACtgtttctttgtttcaatattaatttcagGATGTTTATCATTATGTTGAATAGTATTTATCATATGTTGctgtttattttcatttaatctattttttaatgtagATTTGGAAGTTTCAATCGGTATTGatactttataatttatagGTTTTGAAGAATGTGTAGCACTTTGAAATCTatcattattgattttttcaatGCTTGCATTTTTGGAATTttgtatagaatttttttgtaGATCCATTGGCGCACTTTCTGATTCATACTCAGTTACTGAAGATTCACATACATCAGGAGCTTTTTCATTGAATTCTTTATTCTctacttttttcatatttactatagctgaatttttattagaactagtttgtg from Vespula vulgaris chromosome 8, iyVesVulg1.1, whole genome shotgun sequence includes:
- the LOC127065961 gene encoding MATH and LRR domain-containing protein PFE0570w-like — translated: MNYGGNISDWHQYNSVQTNINEVTSTDHNVNTNHLAFMSNGSPSSLNALNTEGYKKYQNDSSFSSRHFPHMNNISNGSNNTDNFAIPSMVQMQGYIGQYGPVVNRNSVMDNVKAPVDMRNGSMNTFSDDYRYRNSHMALPGQNSHLNGSNININTPATSMGSRNNSMCATSSVRQGPSSFIPCKALCCNPNTNIGYQQWDKFGTYQSNTPYRENMRLPGYQAENRQYADHNFRKDNFDNKEMLNPIIPNTDHRRNFSEYKYNKDPTMSRGCPAPSGMIQNYPIQNYNYPTECQKYAYPMKEYPKTNNMGLQDATVFKHPEQNYIAQQKYNAKQGQYATGNVLSKTVPTSNVSVDITSPTQNSYYTTQFIRNVSTEFPHTCQKAFDNSQQVAAIQSTAVHGTSSRYHSYQQKIAMQRFSMENHLRELARIPGYQSHPKYKESVLRYREILKLQQSHGYPTAVQHPLRIPPTSVNAIPSINLQFDQNGVLINSDGFPKTQHTLNSDSKHLEKQGKEQDLCASDLSNEDNLHSKQSVNHSQKEHSSSLYPSGFPNQDQLLIHKCNEQTEFKIQKSTDNAINSSNVDTITEQQKTSKDFADKPDLDVRQFLANWDASEDEDDSNSNLPDVVLSNSTPLVVVEYESVDSTSKIPHDVNVNKENITCSRKHDKITQEYSQSLDSSPHSTEALKNLSECRNKDITKSGNIIHCITNGTDDIPTIHIVDNVQINNILEVSNDQIIETLEHQGPIPFYEENVNLEEEIRTCDEKKNDSANIEILNKDTYTSNDTLSEKDRKSSIQNNNNQELNALETASKTNLDRQTTNLQKQNSFASEESHNTDDISLPDLPTTECTPISTTLNTPIHSDSEEPSGRVSSISSNPIEIIQNSPIISFTHSPIKIGSYEHLDDTVISKENTLLQFNLEEVNPSNNNSINAFENTITSNNFNKSVNASKSDVIEVCKNNKSQTSSNKNSAIVNMKKVENKEFNEKAPDVCESSVTEYESESAPMDLQKNSIQNSKNASIEKINNDRFQSATHSSKPINYKVSIPIETSKSTLKNRLNENKQQHMINTIQHNDKHPEINIETKKQSKCLFVTKLQQSTSNDKNTISLISGENVEEGHTLVRYVEKNTSSNIKNIVSIPNINIYTSSADKLQHMNTVSIPKKCLDVLTNNKLHSKTPQNVCISKEKDKESFSKDVQNKFKNQELTKTSDIQSSSMDNSGLSNLEILPDHVTIHKTCSVSNSKNNSDMKNDTINRKEDDSEFIFVKQGKSVPISKKIHDQSQKSDEPCKINSNVSQGNHNRNKILEKNKPELLQEDFNIDKVNVINNTQKQDFKEYMSASNDLLHLDKCIDNNSHLGNNYFNKRPTSQLTGTQFQQHYSAIEDTQALEKNTNLKNKIDSGHTPSSMTTICSITSEKSEQEQLYTVSKSFATKNVNSDFEIQVTNVNLKFTDNDICKEVVTLRDKKQENLNNCSDGIKIEINLLCAERNAKEKLLQQEPINVDNEIMDQSNNSVYSNKSTCLANLKEYNTLPHEKLDTEKGNNKIDEIIDHDQSQSTDIISYENVENTMKEQEEPLSLIVRNKTLQANKEESLPQEFSKGNDTLSKDILNRSRNCTGDNNYIEVVQETKFTNTSNGRKKQHTSLSSVDKPDDLKDESTCYVKTNDLFNNINQENEPSNIIYSCTTSGNVNYMQNSANTERISKLYNAQKNKMKDLSSVSHRYKDRKDEEDDSSSDKNDDMPNIVTIHVKTDNMNNEKFAELDFTNFDLFSNESNKSNDNDPGKWRRPITPIVNQTLEECDLYGSTSGYVNPIFTNIEESNNRNEVPIYRTKDGKITYSPNPKALFLENKERAHCTKEEYSPYKYNNHLKMYTSVKKEKDISNYKERVPLESNNTKIAWSESTQKGFSEFTNENDNSQKNVQSMKHPRSLSLKHYHKIEKQYNSITDNQVHREYNKSLSTFKCEEEKEHDNENNRNSHKDSLKNEVVIDEPESHEKNLKNIFDNNIHSEEKNIKKTEMLGTTEANTMYHNTKNNNYTQKSSHNDTFSSHTSTDTFVEKISSTETCDIKSKYCDIIKESIVPYEICDQTVSEYSVNQSNNLTNEKSNSITKLEKKGLKPNLDRLKSSELCLEENRFKGKRYYTNSIMKHNSFPEDSDYFTEKKIDPNVIHIETENICVDITKKPESQITSEISKYKRRYEHFPVKCEMDSDENTENFEAEFENTRDILKYANTENILISKKDVLLTTTLDIECSDSLKQLDSTKQKSKIEYQDESNGEIENTNFSLQNEVSKSNEDENLNQQITEANIFYNDNNSTISEKGWRRLPSNCFKNDEIEIMESDIISHNNFDNEVNIIHGESTHMPQMKKPKMSKTILETDDSSFNEVSNSDCQNNTFITTDHKYDTPFLEEEIKSEPIYIGQNKDEVVLLESVICNKDTDVIEEIKNDKNTEKKNIENTSPSLNSINNSKIKNIINNEDFSLNNFNEIDNVKESLLKQQDIDIPRYQNYNVSDLINTSQQDSLEAFSSKEKESQEKQFNDNLYYIENKISGSYLSSQDLKSCSIEACRIGELENVSDAENISEVNLQKNTNVVNEITTNDINNKAEEERSLSPPDITTIAYINTNYSSTLDCNVNTQMISGSIIEENETNTKSKPELLPQPKIPKMIIRNTGFCSTSVAGEISETSSEYPSSVHNKVKHSTFIIENEKDNKERSDSDSEISLQKYDLNNSRVPKMKIKFNDKSLKRNIEYNNMEISVKRKDAKKIVPKVKIKKIKTEAATVQNDQTESSLIVMKVKTPDISNEISSDKLSIINEEKKREKIPKLKLKKHQEITLPTESIRKRTNLRTIDLTVKKYKNDKNEIKSNQKNEDIIKSTLKQKDNSFISEREMKNKLLPCISEKIPKVIIKRASASAEFKCEFSEGGSNTIINSAKWQPEVKLQRSRLLDNMVKDLKYCHISKAYITRKYIDIISSHRARKLIKSYRFRDKRHSKSNKLFRSSSVSDLCPTKYEESRTLDYSYSNNKLSDTEATEFSIKSISKYKFEKNPWNIEEKYIEESYISNDFVDESLYKYSSDKDNMDHLMIKSDTTNIKNNTTLKSNTDNDLSTITFNSNCTNNVSKMQKDFIHNNDSENKFPRENNESESKFLKSDITTDDSADNDCSVIKLDSSDESQSTIEILPASPDINQIGIEEHNNRLNNEEGEQLYSEDAIPTQFELELEVTDSNIDSVEVPPLRHELNSEHFNGTWQLNQKVQDLNDLKNYPQNYTNQQDILLTDNDQRNSEVPEKNKISTKQNISLSISALTHDGSQNQSTETAITSRENLCCNDLLMKEVLAAKEMLKKCLSMSKDATILKNKSKLRSLVEKNQDSCLTSSSHTKTLLKTITSHHTCETGKVNQQKPMNELNMEKIEKKNYNEVVNKVIQITKCTEKKDIKHIGVNVQSTLISAQNSPIISLKSLKRYSQSVPNKNMSANMGHCKTLEDGNEQSICQGSHVQQVEDKVQDIKIEQNTTYSKIEITSDNEDVQIEDDKNCNQSRKREDKMPVLEPEIAFSFDASSDRDSSRSPPVITNQEIVTTQNEVLKCLQGEEVLTSTDNKDDNKKYIAEEYDMTVTDIVTRLAYHKKSTIRHKRYCNLCEKWFPTTSRHRRHLAGYQHRHLELTQRRTIHALFILFTGKPCSKLLQATSMRNDCSIGELTPLQIAVQDLAKYLDGTETNLLIPNNVEK